The genome window GCATCTATGGTCTGTCCGTCTTTATTTCTCCCCGGCCCTCCTCTGCAGCATGCGCAGCACCCCAAGAGTTGCATTGAACACACTGTTATGTTTAAAGGTCATTTTATAGAAGGCGTCCAGAGGCAGCCGACCGGTCGGATCTGCGTGCTTCAGTGCAGTCATGGGCACGTACAGGCGGTTGGTCTGGTGGCGCAGAGGCGGATCCTCAGCTGTGATCACTTTAAATGTTTGctgaataatgaaaacaaaatgatttgaACACTGCAGAGGCCTTAATGACTCACAGAACTGAAACGGCAAAGGTATTTGTCATCACTTGCCTTGGCAACTTCCTCTGGTGTCTGGCCTAATGAGCTGAATATCTTCTTCGAGTACGGTAGATATACTTCACGAAAGATTTTAGCGGTCTCCTCGTCCGCCCCTGACAGATCCATCTTCTCAGCATCTTCGTACACTTTCCTTTCAAACTCTGTCACCACTGGTCCAGGCTCCACTAAGGTTGTCCTTGTGAGagagatacaaaaaaaaaacacatataaaaaaaaacacacatatggcCGCTGTTCCATTTAGCTGTGgtgttgttaaaatgaataTGTGTTTAAGGACATATCACTTGATGTTAAACTTCATTGCTTGCACTGCCAGACTCTCACAAAATCCTTCCACGGCAAATTTGGAGGCAGAGTAAACATCATTGAACAGAAGCcctgtgtaaaaacaaaagagaaacctGTTGGCCACTTCTTTACTCTCTTGTAATCATTTGATTCTTCTGTCATttcactgacaacacacagactcacCCTGTATTCCCATGACACTGCTCATCACCACGATATGGCCGCTCTGCTGTCGCTTCATGTCGGGCAGCACCTCTTTCACCAGCCGTGCCAGGCCAAAGAAGTTCGTGTCGAAGAGTTCCTTCATGGCAGCAATACTCTGGCTCTCGAGGGGTCCAATCATGCCAACACCTGCATTACTCACTACAGCAGCAGAATATAGCATGTTCATATAACGCGGGCTTGTCGGGAGAGCGCTTGAAAATGGCTTTGCGAATGAGAGGGGACACACCAAGAACATCCACCCTTCTATCCGGCAGGCTGTTGACGCACTCTCTGATGGAGTCTTCGCAGCAGACGTCCAGCTGTTTGATTTCCAGGGTTTCGTTTAAGGAATCACCAGCTGCTTTCTCCAGAGCTCCCCGTTTCCCAGCGTCTCTCATTGTGGCAACCACTAAAGCAGATAAACAATTCATAGGCTGGGTGTCAGTACCTGTGGTTATTTTTGTCATCTGACCCACTGGGCGACATTCGATTGGCTGAGGAGAGGAACTGCTAACCTTTAAACCGTCTAAGCTCATCTTTGGCCAGCCGCACAGCCACAGCCAAGCCGATGCCAGACGAGCACCCAGTCACCAGCACCCTCCTCGTCCCCATGGCTCATTGACTCCGACCTCAAGGCCCAGTAAGATCCTGATTgctgtcaaagaaaaaacaagcaaaaatgtgcaaaacagctgatattaaatctaaatgtctttgttttaaatgcacTTCCACTGCGAATACCTCTTACTAAGGCATCAGTTGAgttaaacaataattaaaataaagccGCTCGTCCTGCCCTGTGAGGAACCAGTCACCGAGTCAAGGTTGGTGCTTGTTCAGAGATTATGTCTAAACTGATTTATTCATCCTGTACTTTTGAGAAGCTTACAACAGCGACCCTAGTGGTGGATTTAGTCATATTTGATCTCTGTAGCATGGAAAATCACAGTTGATGAACAACAAGATGGTTAATGAACATATGAACAGACACTAtagacacagcagctgaagagtAAGCTCGACATTCAATAGTTAAATTGTCATTAcagtagtttttattattattattattattattattattattattattattattattattattatatttatgacTTGTCTTAAGCCTGTGGCCCAGCTCAGCTGTTTATCCTCGTTATGccaaatattcaaatgttaatTATGAAGCAATGTTCGTGTCTGAATCTGATCAGGCAGATTCTTACCTAAGATTTTGTCTGACCTGATTTCTAGAACTTAAATTCATTTCGCTTATTGAACTTCAGATTTTGACTATTGAGTGTTTTTGTGAACCCATATGAAACAAAGTCTCTGCCCGCTGAGTTTTTAAAGCAAATGATTTCAGTGGTGTtcaacaacaactacagcagcagcagcagcattaaacGGACTGCACAGTAAATCCCCGCAGGATGAGTGAAGCACAGCAGAGTCCAGACTTACAGTTCAGGCCTGAAGACGTGTGGTGATGTAGGAGGATGTAGGAGCTGCTCGTCCTCCGCTGTGacagacaagagacaagagactgGACGCAGCCTGCGGCTCCACAAACTCAGGTTGGTGCAGCTCTGACAGACGAGCAGCACGGACAAGTCTCCTCGGGACATGCGGCTACATAAGTCTAGCGATTATCTAAATGGGTCACATAAAGCCGGGTGTGGGAATTGTAGTTTTTTCAGTCAAATCATTCACACAGCCTGCAACAAACTCAGCAGATGACGAGGAGCCCGTTACTATGAGTGGCATTAATAGACTATTAATCAACTTTAATTTGCAACAGtagttattacaaaaaaaaaaagaacagctgTATTTCTTCATCCATCATCTGTTGCTGCACACCAGTTTCTCCCGGGGCTCATATTTAACTTCTCCATAATCAGCATCTAGTCtctaattaaagaaacactctGCAGTGGTTCACATTGTTTGATAAACAGCAGGATCGTGGAGAAATGTTGATTTctatttataattatattatgtatgtaGCCCACACTTTACATTCTGCAGTTCTTCATCGTGACAACAAGAAAGCAGTCAATACCATCAGTTCCAGCAGCTTCAGTTAAattgtgaatttaaaataactaaatgtgtaaaatcaatTCAAAAACGCTATGATCccatattaaaaatataaccatctaaataaataactatCACCTCACAAGCGTTGCTAATTTCTGTGCTGTCTTCTCTGTAATAGAGTAAATGTCCACATACTAGATTAAATCAAAACgtggatttatttatattatgtcTTATTAATAACCAATAATCCACTGTTGCTAGTTTTATTGAAATGAGTTTATGACAGCGTGGCACAAATTCAATTGTGTTGTAGTTCCCATGTACGACCACCGGAGGGCAGTCTACCCCCGTGATACTGAGTGTACAAACTAATGTGTCCGGTAAAAACGattcaaatattatataaataaataaatgctattTCAAatgattaaagtgaataaactTAATATGTGGAAGGGGGAAATGCCAACCTGCAGGTAACAAAAAAATGTCCAACCGCATGATGAGGAaggaaacaacagcagctgagagTGTGACCTCAGGTTTGTGGCACCACCTGTGTCAAATATTTCATATGTTTataaagatttattattattgtagacCTAATTATTAAATCAATATCATTCAACATTCGCTCACAGAGTCAGACAGATCAATTTCCACAATTTCAAGTGTGCACACATAGCttacattatacagtacagtcatGTCTGGAACAATTTCCAGAGTTTTGATGTTGTGCACATAGAAAACAGGTATCATGTGGTCGTTGCCAACAAAAGGTACAATGAAAGTGATTCTCTTGAGATGTGACTGCTAACATGCTGTAGTTCATCACTTCTGTGCGACCCGCTGTGTAAACTAGACACAGGGTGGTTATGTAGGTCATTTTGTACAATGTGGTGTCAGATAATATTGATGGGAACAAGGTGTGTGTCCTTTCCTGTGTGTGCTCAGAGGAAAAACGTGAGCTGCATCACATGATGTTCTGTCACGATACCATCTGATGTTAAGGTTAATTAACCTGTTTATTGATTGGCTTGGAAATGTGGAGCTAATTCTAAACTTTGTCTacatcaaattaatttattccATATTCTGCAATCTGCATCTGTCAGCATATTAAAcgatagttaaaaaaaaaaaatctgaaaaatgttgtttcaaCACACCCTAACT of Anabas testudineus chromosome 8, fAnaTes1.2, whole genome shotgun sequence contains these proteins:
- the LOC113161484 gene encoding retinol dehydrogenase 8; translation: MGTRRVLVTGCSSGIGLAVAVRLAKDELRRFKVVATMRDAGKRGALEKAAGDSLNETLEIKQLDVCCEDSIRECVNSLPDRRVDVLVSNAGVGMIGPLESQSIAAMKELFDTNFFGLARLVKEVLPDMKRQQSGHIVVMSSVMGIQGLLFNDVYSASKFAVEGFCESLAVQAMKFNIKTTLVEPGPVVTEFERKVYEDAEKMDLSGADEETAKIFREVYLPYSKKIFSSLGQTPEEVAKQTFKVITAEDPPLRHQTNRLYVPMTALKHADPTGRLPLDAFYKMTFKHNSVFNATLGVLRMLQRRAGEK